GCCGTTCGCCTTGCTTTACGACGATGGCGATAAACGCCGGGGGCACATTCCCGATATTTTGGTTCAGCTTCAGGACGCCAGGCCGCTCGTAATTGACGTAAAACCTAAAGCCTTTGTGGAGATGAACAAGGTTCCTTTCTCGGCCATGCGAGAGGCGTGCAACGAAATAGGCTGGACCTACGCCATCTGGACGGAGATGCACCCAACCTACTGGCATAACCTTTCGTTCCTGTACGGGTACCACCGCCATTCTTCTGAACTGGCTGTCTTTGCTGAAACTTTAGTGAATCGTCTACAAGATGGACCACTAACTATCCGACAGGTCCTTGAAGATTTCGTGTCACCTTCCCTCGTACGGACAACTCTTTTCCATCTGATGTGGAGACGCCGCATCCAGGCTAACCTCGCAGAGCGCCTGCATGACGAC
This genomic stretch from Deinococcus betulae harbors:
- a CDS encoding TnsA-like heteromeric transposase endonuclease subunit, coding for MSIRYRTTFQLRSGQIHDGTPLLLLAHTAIGSLAPIRQPNNFKGQKHITGLYYSPTTGRQHAFESRLEQKALTRVDFELSPQAIATQPFALLYDDGDKRRGHIPDILVQLQDARPLVIDVKPKAFVEMNKVPFSAMREACNEIGWTYAIWTEMHPTYWHNLSFLYGYHRHSSELAVFAETLVNRLQDGPLTIRQVLEDFVSPSLVRTTLFHLMWRRRIQANLAERLHDDAVLHLGA